Genomic window (Gasterosteus aculeatus chromosome 1, fGasAcu3.hap1.1, whole genome shotgun sequence):
TGGAGGGGTCTGCAGTTTCGTTGTGGGTGATCTCAGCCAGCATTGGGTGGAAGGAGTCAGAGTCTGGAAATGGTGAAGAGGGTGATAGATATGAATGTCAGTATAGCGAGTCACTGACCGGCTCCTGGGGAGCGCAGGGCCTTtctaaaaaaattaaacaatgtTAACTAATAGAAAGTTAGAGGCCTCTGAAAAGGAGGTGCTTGGTGCCCtccaacaaagacacaacaacatTTTTCAACAATTCACTGTaattccgtgaatattttttgccCTCACCTTCAGTCCTCTCTGGGCCCAGGTCCATTGACATCGATTGGTCCTGCGCTGTCTGGGGATGTGGATGCTCAGCAGGGGCCGAGGCACCGTGTGACGAGGGTTCAGGAGGAAACACCGGGTAGGACGGCACACCGGCCTCCGTTGAGACACCAAGATCCACGTGTGTCCTTTCATCTACAAAAACAGCAGAGTGGTTGATGACAAACTCGCACCGCGAGCAGAGGAATTTGATTAGGACGGACATGCATTGCAGTTTAAAAGCTGGGATTCTTCTGCCATAAAGTTGGATTTTATCCAGACCAATGTCAGAGAGGTCTACCCTCTGCATCTCAATAGTTTTGTTTTAGCTTCTTAGCAACAACATAAAGGAGACAAAGATCCTTTTGTAAGTAGGATTAAAAAGAGAACAGCTTCCAAATGTTAATAAATATTAACAAGCACGTGGTAAGCAAAATTCACAGAAACATAATATCTCATGAATGGAGGTTTGAATCAGACTAAGCTTAAATATATCTACAAAATAGTAATCAGCCTAAGGAAGTAGATTTAACAGAGTTAATTCGATTTTATGAAACTGTGTGCATCGATGAGTCATCTGTTCATCATTAATGGTTTATCAATAAAACATTGTAAAGATGATAAATAGCCGTCATAAAATTACTATTTTGAAAAGGTGCAGTCTGGTCTTTCGTTTATTAGCAATTTGAGACCTCGCAACCCTCCGCCCTTCaattgccacacacacacacacacacacacacacacacacacacacacacacacacacacacacacacacacacacacacacacacacacacacacacacacacacacacacacacacacacacacacacacacacacacacacacacacacacacacacacacacacacacacacacacacacacaccggagctTTCGCTGTGCTGGCCAGAAGACTCATCCTGCTCCACAACCAGCGGCCTCATCTGGCTCTCCTCCGGACCTCCATCCAGCCCCGTGGTCGCCTGCTCCGATGCCACCCGACCAGTCAGGTAGTCGGCGTAAAAGTCCTGCCCGCCGCTCGGCCAGTGGGAGCTGGGCTGATGGGAGAGTCGACTGATCATGCGGCTCAACGTGGAATCCCATCTGCCTTGATCAAAGCTCACCGAAGCCGACGGGCCTGGTAGCTGACAAATCATGGAGGAGTGAGCGGACGGTAGACCGACCAGCAGCTGCATGGCTGAGTCCCTCTGCTCGGCGGCGAGGCAGGACGACTGGTCCGCCAGCTGGCCAATCAGAGGTCTAAAAGAGTCCTGATCCTGGTACTCAGCGATTGACGGGTCCTCTCCCGAGAAGTGCTCCAGGATCGGATCTGTTGTGGGTTGTGAATCACTGACCAGGCCTCGCTTCTGAACTTCCTCTGTGTCTGATGGAAGAGACCGGCGGGAATAAGAGCTTtcatcctcccctctcctctccgtgACTCCAGCCAAAGTCTGCTGTGACACCGAAGAGGCTGGTTGCTCCGTGTACGAGCCTTCGCTATCTGCAGaccaacgagagagagagagaaaacaagacgCAGACTTTAGGTTAAAAGAAATCATGTGCTGCCAGTAAATTTGgcctattcaaaataaaacacattggtTGCCATGACAAATTTTGATACCTTTCACATATATATTGGGGAACAAAGGCCATTGCAGATACTGATCACTCACTGAGCTCAGTTCAAGTGTAGAAGCCCTCATGGAATGTATTTTATACTGCCCCTAATACTTTATGTCGAGGTAGATCATAGCTCGGTGCACACATGCAAATGCAGGCTGGCCTGCGCGTtgtcatttccaaatgtttcaaACCCCACCACAAGCAGACGTAGTAGGATGAAGCATTCATTCAAATATTCAGAAGGCAACGCAGCCAACACTAGCATGCTGATATCTGTCATGCTGAGAATGAGAGTGACAGAAGCCTTGAAACGCATCGTATTACCTGTGGTTCGGCCAGCAGCGCTGAGGGAGATGTTTAGCTCCCTGGTGTATTTGTCTATAATATGCTGGATGCTGCTGTCGTTAAACAGAGAGTCCACAGCCAGACCAGAACGGCTTGCGGCCGAGCTGTCGATGATACAGGAGCTGTGAGCGGACGGCGATGAGATATGGAGTGAATATCCTCCCCGTCCTGGCTCAGCACAATGTCTGAGCGATGGGGATTTATCTATGGAAGAGGTGTGGGAGAACAAGAGGAATATGTATTTAGGCTGGTTTGTACAGCGTATGGATCACGTGTAGAGCATCTCATTAGGCTTAAATTTGAttgaaagatttttttaaatgtagagtATGAGGTACTTGTCTAGAGTCAGTGTGCTACAGTAGATGGAGCACCAGCACAGGATCAAAGAAATGTACTGCTGTAGATTGGACACACGTCAAATTGCAATTTAGAAACGTAACAGTAACATCTAGAGCACTAGACTTTACGTTAGTACTTTAGGGCCTAAAGTACTAGTTAGTACTTATTAGGAATAAAGTACTAGTTAGTACTTTAGGGCCCAAAGTACTAACGCTTTTGCGTATTTGTACTTGCACGTTAAAGCATGCCAAGGTTTCTACAACCATGAGATAACACACAGACTATTTACAAGTGCCTCATACAACCCTGTTTGAAAAACATCTGAACTATGCCCATAAAAAAGTGATACAAATCAGGGCAGCTTCATAAAAAAATTGAAGCAAATTACAACAGGTCACCAAATAATGCTTTCTATTTAGACTCATCGAACCAGATCAGTAAGCCAACAGTAAAGAGTTTCTTGAtcaaccacaaaacaaaaagcgaGCCACGTCCCCGCAGTTCCTCACCAGCATCAACATTGAGCTCAGGATCCGTGGTGATGTAGCTGCCGGTggagatggtggtggaggagtcAGAATCAAGAGGCCTATGTGCAGactgacacatgcacacataataATTGTTAAAAAGGGACACGCGTACATGAACACAAACTCACTGAGCTCAGTTCAAGTGTAGAAGCCCTCATGCAATGTATTTCTATCAAATACACTTAGGGTCCAGGTAGATGCACATCatcgccccacacacacacacacacacacacacacacgatggaagagtaaaagaaagaaaacaagtgaaagagaaaaaagagtgAGAGCTCAGTTCAAGTGTAGAAACcatcatgaaatgtatttttataaaatacACTTTGGGTCTAGGTAGATTCACATCATCGCTCCACATACAAAAGAGAACGAACGAGTAAGACAGGAAAAGAGAGAGGGTAAAAGAGAAGACgagtaaaagagaaaacaagtaAAAGAGAAAGAGCTCAGTTCAAGTGTAGAAACcatcatgaaatgtattttttatcaaaTACACTTTAGGTTTGGTAAATTCACATCATCGCTCTGTggacagaaacaacaacaacataatcATCATTCACTCCACGTCCCGGGTGCGTGACACTGACAGAAATGTTAGACGGATGCCTGTATTTTAGTCAGAACTGTTCCTTCTCTTGTAACTTTCGGATCAGTCTCCATTTGCCACGAGGTGTACGacttgaaagaagaagaaacctcaAAGGCAGGAAGCGTTACCTCGGCAGAGGGTCTGCTGCTTGTGACCGCGGGACCAGAGTAGTCGGCTCCTCTCCCAGAGTCGGAGGAAAGCGGTGAGATCACCCTCAGGACTGAGTCTGGAATCAGCGTTCcaacagagaggaaatggcTTGTTTTTCTAATCAAATACTGAAACATTTTCCTTCCGTAGTCTTAATCTCTTCACCTGCCCTCTACGTACCAGACCCAGAGGACTCTGGAGACGCCCCCGTCAGCAGCCTCTCTCTCCAGGTTCCTCCTGAGCTCGTCCCAGAGACAGTGGATCGATCAGCCGTCCGCTGCCCACTGCTGGACCAAGAGGGTGCCTGCACGGTCCTCTCAGAGGACGTGGACGATTTCAAATCCTCCTGCCAGTCCCGGCTCAGAGCCTGTGAGGGGACTATCCCACTATCCTCCGGGCCTGTAGGTCGGAAACACAGAGAATCCAATCGAATGACAATCAACTCTCAAAAGCTCGTCACGGGGTGTGGGCGTGTGATGCTGGATCTAAGCTCACCTGCGACTTGGCTAGAGTCGACCGGTGTCTCCACCTCTTGAATAGCACTGAGCTCGTGTTGCTCCATCATCATCTCCCCGGCGCACAGCCTGAAGCGGGTCACTGGGGGCTTCGCTACTCTGGGTGGAGGGTGCAGTCCAGCAGGGAAGACTGACACTGGGGAAGGTCCCGCAGGAACATCACTCCGACAGATGAACTctgaatggaaaaataaaatctcaTTAAAAGAAAGATGTTTAAATGTATTGGAATGTAATAGAACACTGGCAAATTAATTGATAATTAGTACCTATGAAAAGGGACAATGTCGCACTTTTGGGAGGAttcaaattataaaacaaaataaggtGGAAAGAGATTTCCATTCTCACCACTTTCAGATGGCTTTTGCTGAGGGGAGTGTTCTTTCTCCTCTGGGTCCTCTAAGTGAGCTAAAGTTCCTCCATTGGACTCCTCTATAGCTCTCAGCAGGGACGCCAGTAGCTTAAGGCGGGTCTGGCCGATGTCCTCTGGAACCACAACTTCACCGGCGGGCTCTGGAACAAGCTGTGGGTGAAGGGAATGCATCAGGAGACTTATTCTAACAATTCTTAACTGAGCTCAATGAGTTGGAACAGCCACAAATAGGTAACCGATTGGTCTACTCTAATGCAACCAGAACACCAGGGTGATAATTGTTACCTCAATCACTGGTTCTTCAGTATGAATCAGAGCCTGCAGCGTCTCCTTTTGCCTTCTCATCTGCTCCATCTCCGCTTCCTGTCCACGTTGCTGTTGTTCCCgtctctgcctctcctcttcttgccgtctctgctgcagcgcgACAGCCTCCTTCTGCTCCAGTGCCCGTCTCttcacctccagcagctgtCGTCTCTGCCTCTCCATGTTGCTGTCGGCCTCCTCCCCGGAGCACGGGGACCCGGGTGGCAGGGAGCCATGCGACACAGGGCCTCTCACCGTGATGCGCGGGCTGATGGCCCGGACGGGATCAGACGGGATCGGCGTCGGGATGTAGGCCGACCGACACATTGGGAACAAATGGTGAGGCGGTGACTCAGAGGAAGGTCTCACCCTCTCTGGAAGGTGCTCCGTCACTCTCTCCATTATGTTATCAGTCAGCCAGGCGGTGACATCTGGTCTCCGGCTCCTAGGGTCGTTCGAAAGACATCCAACCGCAGACGACGGCGGAAGCAGCCTGGAGCCGGGAAGTCCTGATGGCGGAACCAACATGTCGGACTCTCTCGTGGGAACTTCCGCGGGGCTTAGTGGTCTGGCGTGGAAGAATCCAGGTGCTGCAGGGGCCGTAGGGAGCTGTGGGGGAGCTGGGAGATGAGCAAAGCCGGTGGCCGGTGGCAATGACCCGGCGTTCATGTTGTAACGAATGCGTAGAGCTCGCTGGTATTCCTCCAGGCGGTGGCGGGCCACCTCCACTGATCTCTGGTGAATCCTAGAAATGAAACAACGGTGGTTTTATCACAGCCTCTAGAATCTTTTGCAACTTATACGTTGATCCTCTGAAGAATACATTGGCTTCATtacaggttttaaaaaaaacacacttgttTTGTTCCAGCAGCCGCTGTTGGTACTCTTTGATCCTTCTGGAGTGGTCATCTTTACCTGCAGAAGGCACCAGCTGTAGAGTGCAGAAGCAGCTATTATTCCACACTGACCACAGGTATCCTGAAGGATACTGGCAATCACAAGGAATATTGAGAAGCCTACCTCAGTGGCTATTCCAGGAGTGACAGGAGTAACGTCCTGCTCATGGACAGGTACTTCCGGTGGGTTGACGGGTTCGTCCTGGGTCACAACAGCCTTTAGGTCTTCCCTCTCCTGCTGAGCCTCGAGCAGCATCTGCTCCAATTTGGCTTTCTGCACCTCCAGCTCCTGGAGCAaaaccacctgctgctgcttctctcgGTCAAGTTCCTCTgcctgaaagaaaaagaaaaaaaagtcttaaaacAGCAAATCTAACAGATAGCTGATGGGGTGAAAAGGAATATCTGAGCAAGCAGGGGACAAATTCAGACCAGATAGTGAAACACATTCTTCAGAGAATCACCCTTCTCGACAGGAATTGACAGTCAGCAGAGATCCTGCTCAacttcatttttctttattgaataaaaacattgttaaaACCGGCTCCAAAACCGGGCATCAAACTAAAGACCATACTAATGCATTTTGAGACTGCAGACAACTCAAGAGAAGAATATGTAGGTGTGTTTATGTAGGTCCAGAGCCACTCGGATAACCACCAAATCAGATTTTGGATTCTTTACAAAATGAATACAGACTGACTTCCAACCTGTGTGGTCACCTGATGCTGCCCAAATGTACCATGTTTAAAAGTAAGTTCTGCCCTTCCATCACAGGAATCCACACGTACCCTTCTCTTTCGGCCGTCTTCAAACTCTCGGACTCTGCTTGCAAGTGAATCAGGAAGTGGAGGATCTGCGGCAGTTGACTGCTCCGTTGTTTCCGGCGCTGGTCCAATTAtatacagaaaaaacacaaaattatttttaacTCAAGACAACTAAATTAATAATAAGCGTTTTTCTGCAATGGGATTTatattagaaaacaaaaaacagaagggTATCTCAAATTtgataagaataaataaaacccccaaaacaaaaacaagtgctATTAACCAGTTCTCTAGTAGTAGACGGCATAGAacataatattacatttttctttcccttttaagCGAGCTTCCAACCATAAAGTCAGGATAACTGATCAAGCAAATTGCCAGAATAATTTTCAGaataatgtaaataaattatttcaGAATAATGTAAATAAGCTTATTGGATCATAATTATTGATACATTAATGTTGCAGCTGGTTAAGTTGCGGTTAATTTTAATTACTTTATTCATTAGTTgattatattttgtattattaatcaGATACAGCAAtgtaaaataagataaatataGCGGAGCCAAAACTACAATGTTTCCCACTGAGGTATCGCACAGAAAAAGTATAAAGCAGAAATTAGAAATTGAGTAAATGTACATAATGCATTTCACCACTGTGAACATTGATACATTAAATCAACAATCTTTAGGTTTAAAATGTGAGCGCATTTAGGATAGCAATGATTTATCAATAAACTTTTCTTTCTGGACCCCCGCTCCCTGACGAATCAACAGGCCGCATCAAAATAGGTTGTTATCTATTATTGTAATCAAATCGCACTGTTCTCAGCCCTTGATGCATCCTACTGCAGTTGGTGACAGTGGCCGACTTACCCGGCGCCGCGTCGGCCGGCTCAGGGAGCTCTGTGGGCAGCAGCAGGCTCTTCTCCTCGCTGCTCAGAGAGCCTGTGTTGATGGTCGTGTCCTGCTCTGGGATCTGAATGGCGGTGGCGGTCAGGGACTCGGCTGCGGAGCCGCTACTGCCATTGTCAGTCCACTGGTTCTTCTGGCTCCTGATGCGATCCAGGAGCTTCTTCAAAGCCCGTCTGGGAGCAGGTTTGGTGGACTGCACTGCgaggacagaagaaaaaaaaaaaacctgaggcAAATCTGTCTGTGTAACTGCCTGGTCTGGTTCTTCAATGGATCATTTACATAAATTCATATTATCTATTGCCGAAAACTATGCTATGTATTAATCATTCAAATGggctttttaaacacattttatgacaATCCATAGAAAATGAATCAATACAGATGTTATGAGTATCTGGTGTTTCTAACCCACCTTCATCAGATAATTCCAGCTCTGTGCTGCCGGATTCCCGCTcagcatcatgttgtgttgctgCTCCTCTTTGTGAGGCAATTTCATCCAGTGAGACGTCCAGCTCTTGGTCGTGGCTGCTTGTGGACAAAGCTGGCAAAGGCTCGGGTACCAGCTGCACCACTAcgtcacctttgacccctgggATGAGACACAGTGGAGGTATAACAAGGCTCCATTACAACTGTGGCTTTTTGTGCTTTGCCCCACTGAAGATCGGAGTTCAATCGGCTACGCAAATACGCAAACAAAGCTCAGCGCAATGACGATTTGAGAAACTGTATTGTCCAGAGTGCCCCCCCTCTACTACATAGGAATCACGCTCTGAAGTGCTCTTACTCCTCTCTCCGGTGTACATGTCCTCAAAGGCAAACTCCATCTCCCTTTGGAAGTCCTCCCTCGTCTCCTGTCTCTTTAGGAGAGGCTGGAAGATCTGAGGAGGCATCTGGGAcacctgctgcctcctcctcagaaGGTCTGTCTGCTGCATGTGCTCCAGTTCAACAAACAAGCGCTCACGATCCTGAAGGGAACCAAGAAAAAATAATACAGTAAAAACGAAAGACAAAAGGCCCCCACCTCGTATAGAAGTGTAATTACTCATTCTGATGAGGTTtaaattttttaaataaaagtaaacaatCCCACACTTACTTTTTCTGGCATCAGCAGAAAATATTAACACTATTATCTACTTCTTATGGGGTTTATCCTAGTACCGAATCATTTTTTAGGATGACTTGACAGGGCGCGTGCCAGTATGTTGATCTTCTCTACATGTGTTCTATTGACCTGGAGAAGGTGTGTGACCGGATCTCCCCAAGAGATACCATGGGaagtgctgcgggagtacggggtatACCCAAAACGAGAGCTGTGTTCAGGTTTGCCAGGGATTGCCTCTCTCAGATACACATTTTTGTGTCTATCTGCTCATTCAGATAGCTGGTCAGTTGTACCTGGACAAGATGTTCCCTCTTCAGCGCCTCGTTCCCTCTCAGACGAGCCTTCTCAAGCTGCTCCTCTCGCTTTcgcctttcctccctctccaaGTCCTGCAATCTCCTCACCTCCAGCTCAGCTCCCTCATGGGCATTCGGCTGTAGGCGCAAGCACAGATTAGACAACTGAAAGGAAGCAGGACAAGCACACCCCTGGTTTAAGTGCATGCAATGACGGGAGGGATCACCTGCTTTGTGTCAGCCTCTCTGTCTACTGTGTGCTCAGGCATGTGGTAGTGCGTCGTGGCAAAGGCGCTCACGTCAGACTTCTTCACTA
Coding sequences:
- the cep295 gene encoding centrosomal protein 295 isoform X4, with protein sequence MKRKVAKLRLSPNEEARLIREEHERRRKLRIQQVREQQRYISLQIRREVEQRRQRELEQLEKQLRDDWEQQQREKLQALQRLYQESLQLVGQGHRSAKENEPDLEAIAQREEENHVKAEERYREALKELKSQRLKEDERQNRCINARKKALQAEKERSAKVASLPLLPPNPIQSIDSKKLCVVKKSDVSAFATTHYHMPEHTVDREADTKQPNAHEGAELEVRRLQDLEREERRKREEQLEKARLRGNEALKREHLVQDRERLFVELEHMQQTDLLRRRQQVSQMPPQIFQPLLKRQETREDFQREMEFAFEDMYTGERRVKGDVVVQLVPEPLPALSTSSHDQELDVSLDEIASQRGAATQHDAERESGSTELELSDEVQSTKPAPRRALKKLLDRIRSQKNQWTDNGSSGSAAESLTATAIQIPEQDTTINTGSLSSEEKSLLLPTELPEPADAAPAPETTEQSTAADPPLPDSLASRVREFEDGRKRRAEELDREKQQQVVLLQELEVQKAKLEQMLLEAQQEREDLKAVVTQDEPVNPPEVPVHEQDVTPVTPGIATELVPSAGKDDHSRRIKEYQQRLLEQNKIHQRSVEVARHRLEEYQRALRIRYNMNAGSLPPATGFAHLPAPPQLPTAPAAPGFFHARPLSPAEVPTRESDMLVPPSGLPGSRLLPPSSAVGCLSNDPRSRRPDVTAWLTDNIMERVTEHLPERVRPSSESPPHHLFPMCRSAYIPTPIPSDPVRAISPRITVRGPVSHGSLPPGSPCSGEEADSNMERQRRQLLEVKRRALEQKEAVALQQRRQEEERQRREQQQRGQEAEMEQMRRQKETLQALIHTEEPLVPEPAGEVVVPEDIGQTRLKLLASLLRAIEESNGGTLAHLEDPEEKEHSPQQKPSESEFICRSDVPAGPSPVSVFPAGLHPPPRVAKPPVTRFRLCAGEMMMEQHELSAIQEVETPVDSSQVAGPEDSGIVPSQALSRDWQEDLKSSTSSERTVQAPSWSSSGQRTADRSTVSGTSSGGTWRERLLTGASPESSGSDSVLRVISPLSSDSGRGADYSGPAVTSSRPSAESAHRPLDSDSSTTISTGSYITTDPELNVDADKSPSLRHCAEPGRGGYSLHISSPSAHSSCIIDSSAASRSGLAVDSLFNDSSIQHIIDKYTRELNISLSAAGRTTDSEGSYTEQPASSVSQQTLAGVTERRGEDESSYSRRSLPSDTEEVQKRGLVSDSQPTTDPILEHFSGEDPSIAEYQDQDSFRPLIGQLADQSSCLAAEQRDSAMQLLVGLPSAHSSMICQLPGPSASVSFDQGRWDSTLSRMISRLSHQPSSHWPSGGQDFYADYLTGRVASEQATTGLDGGPEESQMRPLVVEQDESSGQHSESSDERTHVDLGVSTEAGVPSYPVFPPEPSSHGASAPAEHPHPQTAQDQSMSMDLGPERTEDSDSFHPMLAEITHNETADPSMIFHLPEHNVPTSPEGQPASGEHAVSTSSEDFETNADESEASPERLRAEEPSSCVEALQDSFSPLIASQCRPHESVLVLFPDTRTDAEPAALLSSRLTEAAGEKGILEQSEITLVSLTDTTLQDQETIVPEEEEKNEDKHREEVEEKGQQAQETEGSTSTLLRAGTPEDEKNPYPDPVKLLEFQWGPGKDLQEVHQQKRRALLQRSSRRVEEIKVKVNAKESKPAPSKAKTKSETHRPINAKSKGGPAEPHRTTKIQQKRSPLPPPASDSRPNEVKSSTSEQRKRDVSEMHQRTQRLYEQLEEVKHQKAVRNRLQAYEANRLKAKEFHKKTLQKLRAKQTP